The nucleotide sequence AGGCAGAAAGCCTGATCCACTCGACCGAAAAGTCGATGGAAGAGCACGCGGATAAGGTTGATCCAACCACAATCGAAGCGATTGAGCTGGCGATTGCCGCGCTCAAGGACGATCTGGAAGCTGAAAGCGCTGACAAGATCAAATCTGGCATCCAGAACGTGACCGAAGCGGCCATGAAACTGGGTGAAGCGATCTATAAGGCGCAGCAAGAAGCAGAAGGCGAAGCAGAGCCTGATGCACCGGGTGCTGATGAAGAAATCCTTGATGCGGATTTCGAAGATCTGGACGACGACAAGCGTGACAACTAAGGCCATGCGCCGTTGAAAAGTGGCTAAGCCCCGTAAACCGGGCCGGTCGTTTTCATTCCCAAGGGGGAAAAATTCATGGCAAAACGTGACTATTACGATGTTCTTGGTGTCGCCAAAGGCGCAGATGCAGCCGCCATCAAAAAAGCCTATCGCCAAAAGGCGAAAGAGCTGCACCCAGACCGCAATTCAGACAATCCAGACGCTGAAGCGCAGTTCAAAGAGGCCAACGAAGCTTACGAAGTTCTGAAGGACGACAACAAGAAAGCCGCCTATGACCGCTATGGTCATGCTGCGTTCGAGAACGGCATGGGCGGTGGCGGGCCACGCGGCGGCCAGGGCGACTTTGGCAGCGCGTTCTCTGACGTCTTCGACGACCTGTTCGGTGATTTCATGGGTGGCCGGGGCGGTGGTGGCCGTCGCAGCGCTGCGCAACGTGGCAACGACCTGCGCTATAACCTGAGGATCAACCTCGAGGATGCCTTTGCCGGCATGCAGAAAACCATCACCGTACCAACGGCGGTCAGCTGTGGCGCCTGCAACGGTACCGGTGCTGAGGGCGGTTCGGAACCGCAGACCTGCCCGACGTGCAACGGCATGGGAAAAGTACGCGCGCAACAGGGTTTCTTTACTGTCGAACGCACATGTCCAACCTGTTCGGGCCTCGGCCAGATTATCAAGGACCCATGTAAAGTCTGTCATGGGCAAGGCCGGGTTGAGAAGGAAAAATCGCTGTCCGTCAACATTCCAGCAGGTGTCGAAACCG is from Yoonia sp. GPGPB17 and encodes:
- the dnaJ gene encoding molecular chaperone DnaJ, which codes for MAKRDYYDVLGVAKGADAAAIKKAYRQKAKELHPDRNSDNPDAEAQFKEANEAYEVLKDDNKKAAYDRYGHAAFENGMGGGGPRGGQGDFGSAFSDVFDDLFGDFMGGRGGGGRRSAAQRGNDLRYNLRINLEDAFAGMQKTITVPTAVSCGACNGTGAEGGSEPQTCPTCNGMGKVRAQQGFFTVERTCPTCSGLGQIIKDPCKVCHGQGRVEKEKSLSVNIPAGVETGTRIRLAGEGEAGMRGGPTGDLYIFIEVQDHALFERENTNLYCRVPVSIATAALGGEIEVPTIDGGRSRVKVPEGSQSGRQMRLRGKGMPALRGGSTGDMFIELAVETPVKLTARQREILKEFDQLSEENNPQGSSFFDSVKSFWDSMKG